In Vicia villosa cultivar HV-30 ecotype Madison, WI linkage group LG7, Vvil1.0, whole genome shotgun sequence, the DNA window AACGATAATAACAACCATATTAGTCTTGAACGAAGCATACATATAACTCGACACAAGCCTATGGGCATAAAAAATTAATCCTAACTCTTAGCAATCTTCACTTCATTATTCTTCCGTTTTCGAAACCGCAGTTGAATTCTTCAGCTCTTTACCTTTTTCAATTTCTTGTGACTCGTTATCGTTGAATAAAAGGTGCAACTTGCCGTTAACTCTAAATGACCAAATGTCAAGTTTTTGATgctctttaaaattatttttcaacaaAACAGGTGTCCAACCAGGATGAAGATTATAAATACTAGTACTCGTCATGTCCCACTTCTTCAAAGACAGTGAGAACTCGTTAAAACAAGGATCTAGCACAGTCACTTTTAAACCAAACGGTTTTCCTTCTTGATCCCTTGTTTTCAAGGATGTTTTTTCTATTTCTGTGAGAAAATCATACTTGATTTGTGAAATTGGCATTGAAAGACGATTGTTGTTAGGGTTGAGATCAGTTTTATACAATTCCTTGCACATGATATATTTAATATCACTACCATTCAACACTTTGATCATGTTATTAACATGATTAGGCAATTCTGGTGGCGGTGATAGCACAGTTTCTTTCTTGCGAATTATTGGTTTTCTCTTAATTGTGGACTTTGATTTCACTCTTCTTCCTCCATCAGACATGATATCTTCGTTACTTGAACGACACCTTTTTTTGTCATTAACTTCTACTCTTTTCACTCTACTTTGTGAAATAAGAAAGAGATTTGCTTCTTGACACACAATGTGACTGATTTTCTCTATTTGTGCTAACTCATCTTTAGTATAAAACTCTGGAGAAATTTGAGATAACACTCTATTCAAAGAAAAATGAGATAGTGGATCAAATTTCTTTTCCATTGTTTTCAACTTTTGCATATATGCATTGATCTTCTCAATAGCCATAGCTTTCTTTTGCATCATGACTTCTGAATTTTGTAACTCTGCAATGTTCTTCTTCATGGACATTGGTTTCTTTTCTTGTTCCGTAATGTGTTGATAAATGTTGTGATTTTAAGTGTTGATCAAGTGTGTATTTATAATGATTATGaagatttaaaattaaaaactgaATCATATAATATCTTATCCTATATCGCAATTTAAAAAAGATTTGATCTAAAAATCTCGATAACCTGTTACAATGAATTTATTTTGTTCTATTgagctatttttttaattttaaataatgatAGTTTGTTTACTTAAATCTTTTTGTTAGACAATTTCTGTTACAATGACATATTTCAATTCTCCTTTATAATAGGCTAAATTttgttacaaaataaaaaaagatttaatcttaaaatctgaatcgattctccttttttttttttaataataatgagTAATGACTCAATTCAACATTTTATAAAGTTATCAAACAAAATCAacctaatatttaaatttaaattttttcaacCAATACGTGTGACATAATTTTATTACTGAATTTTTTGAACACTTAGTTCATTTTGAAATACAAGTAAAATTTTCTACTTAATATTGATCTCTTTTACTTTCCATTCCGTTTTTGTACTTTTTATTCCGCTAAATTTTATCAAACTCCTAAATAAAAATAGTCAGAGTTAATTATATCAAGTTCGTAtacaaattgttttaaattaagaATTTTTTGTTACAATAACTAAAATAATCATTTATTtctatgtttatatatttaaaacatttgaattttttaatattattatttaaaaactgaatttctatttataattattttcagtttatatatatatatatatatatatatatatatatatatatatatatatatatatatatatatatatatatatatatatatatatatatatatatatatatatatatatatatatatatatatatatatatatatatgaagggtCAAATTACACCAATTAATTACACCAACTATTACACTCATTTACAAcctttgatttatttaaaatccAATGGCTATTAAAATAACACCTTAATAtaatatttccttttcttttatatatatatatatatatatatatatatatatatatatatatatatatatatatatatatatatatatatatatatatatatatatatatatatatatatatatatatatatatatatatatatatatatatatatatatattcccaaTCAATACCATATATATTACCAAGATATCATTTTTCTCTCACATCAATAATCAAtgtcaaatataaatatatttacatGTAATGTACCTAAGATTCTCATTAAAATTGGGTACACACTCACACACGTgagttttttcttttaattttctttaaaaaattctcattatttttaaaaaagattttcatcaagatattatttcttttaaattaagagattcatatatatacatatttattcatatgtattgtacataatatttttttatatatgaaataatatatctaatcaattatatatattaacaaaatgTGGTACACACTCACACACATGAGTTTtctctttgaattttttaaaaaagattttcattaagatattaatttttttaaattaagagatttatatatatatatatttatatatatatatatatatatatatattcatttacaTGTATTGTACAAAATATTTTCATCAAgatattcttttatatttttaaaaaatatctcattgttttttttcttcaattttatttaaattaaattacattctattaattaaaattaaagaataaaatttacataaaaatttaaaatatatataaataataaatacaaaataatttaattgaaaataaagtatatatatatatatatatatatatatatatatatatatatatatatatatatatataagaaatcattctcaaattttaaaacaaataaaatgtcATAGTACTGATGAGATATCATTTTAAAATTCCTTGaaactagaaaataaaataatgtctataataataactataaatatcttCGATCTCCATCTGCTAGCTTCCTTTTCTCCATCTTTCATGATAAGTATACACGAGTTATGTGATTTAGTCCTTGCATGAAGACCTGTAAAATAGTATGAAGCATTATAACTATAATATCATGTTTGTAGTATTATAATTCTATAATAATTTATCAAACAAAATTATATACAAATTCTTACAAAATGAACATGtcaagttgttttatttttgcaagtTGATTGATAGTGACCATATTCTCCACAGTATTTGCATGCCCTTCTTTTAACTAGTGTCTTATCCATCGACAATTCT includes these proteins:
- the LOC131618767 gene encoding putative B3 domain-containing protein At2g27410, translated to MSMKKNIAELQNSEVMMQKKAMAIEKINAYMQKLKTMEKKFDPLSHFSLNRVLSQISPEFYTKDELAQIEKISHIVCQEANLFLISQSRVKRVEVNDKKRCRSSNEDIMSDGGRRVKSKSTIKRKPIIRKKETVLSPPPELPNHVNNMIKVLNGSDIKYIMCKELYKTDLNPNNNRLSMPISQIKYDFLTEIEKTSLKTRDQEGKPFGLKVTVLDPCFNEFSLSLKKWDMTSTSIYNLHPGWTPVLLKNNFKEHQKLDIWSFRVNGKLHLLFNDNESQEIEKGKELKNSTAVSKTEE